In Treponema primitia ZAS-2, a genomic segment contains:
- a CDS encoding pyridoxal phosphate-dependent aminotransferase, whose product MRRDIVHPGAGKLKYEIREIVAFARSLSRWNTSRPIQWENIGDPVKKGEPIAPWIKDIVREKAAEDMSYAYSETEGAMEAREFLAARVNTRPKLSSGAGEGFPDPVKIEPEDILFFNGLGDAVAKVFGFLRREARVLGPSPAYSTLSSAEAAHSGYEHLTYRLDPARDWMPDMEDVELKVKYNDSVAGLLLINPDNPTGAVYPVEILREFVRIARTYGLFIICDETYANIVYGGAKTAALSQVIDGVPGLALRSLSKEVPWPGARCGWVEVYNRHSDHRFDTYIRSLLDAKRLEVCSTSLPQLCIPSIIGDSRYPDHLARRAAMFEGRAEEAYQAFLGIPGISCKKPRGALYATAVFDNGILESPVSRSLPVADPSLEEYIRKETANVAPDKRFVYWLLASTGICVVPLSGFASDLPGFRFTLLEHDDEKRRQIYAAMGQAVRQYLEG is encoded by the coding sequence ATGAGAAGAGACATCGTTCACCCCGGAGCGGGAAAGCTCAAATACGAGATACGGGAAATCGTCGCCTTTGCCCGCAGTTTAAGCCGGTGGAACACCAGCCGCCCCATTCAATGGGAGAACATCGGGGACCCGGTAAAGAAAGGTGAGCCCATCGCGCCCTGGATCAAGGACATAGTCCGGGAAAAGGCCGCTGAGGATATGTCCTACGCCTATTCGGAAACCGAAGGCGCCATGGAAGCCCGGGAATTTTTGGCCGCCCGGGTAAACACCCGGCCTAAGCTTTCAAGCGGGGCAGGGGAGGGCTTTCCTGACCCGGTGAAGATAGAGCCTGAGGATATCCTTTTTTTCAACGGCCTGGGGGATGCGGTAGCCAAGGTATTCGGTTTCCTCCGCCGGGAAGCCCGGGTGCTGGGGCCTTCCCCGGCATATTCTACCCTTTCCTCTGCAGAGGCCGCCCATTCCGGCTACGAGCACCTCACCTACCGGTTGGACCCTGCCCGGGACTGGATGCCCGACATGGAGGATGTGGAACTCAAGGTAAAGTACAACGATTCTGTGGCGGGCTTGCTCCTGATCAACCCGGACAATCCCACCGGGGCGGTGTACCCCGTAGAAATACTGCGCGAATTTGTCCGCATCGCCCGGACCTACGGCCTGTTCATCATCTGCGACGAAACCTACGCCAACATAGTCTACGGGGGCGCCAAAACCGCCGCCCTTTCCCAGGTCATCGACGGCGTCCCCGGCCTGGCCCTGCGCTCCCTGTCCAAGGAAGTGCCCTGGCCCGGCGCCCGCTGCGGTTGGGTGGAAGTCTACAACCGCCACTCGGATCATCGCTTTGACACCTACATCAGAAGCCTCTTGGACGCCAAGCGCCTGGAGGTCTGCTCTACCAGCCTGCCCCAGCTCTGCATCCCCTCCATTATCGGGGACAGCCGCTACCCGGATCACCTGGCTCGCCGGGCCGCCATGTTCGAAGGCCGTGCCGAAGAAGCTTATCAGGCGTTTCTGGGTATTCCCGGAATAAGCTGCAAAAAGCCCCGGGGCGCCCTCTATGCCACCGCGGTCTTTGATAACGGCATCCTGGAATCGCCGGTTTCCCGGTCCCTGCCGGTTGCCGACCCCTCCCTGGAGGAGTACATCCGCAAAGAGACCGCCAATGTTGCCCCGGACAAACGTTTTGTGTACTGGCTCCTGGCCTCCACGGGGATCTGCGTGGTGCCCCTTTCGGGATTTGCCAGCGACCTGCCGGGGTTCCGATTCACCCTGCTGGAACACGACGATGAAAAGCGGCGGCAGATCTATGCGGCCATGGGGCAGGCGGTGCGGCAGTATTTGGAGGGATAG
- a CDS encoding helix-turn-helix transcriptional regulator: MIHSFLNILTRGYVRKSLAGLGLIFMLVDLFQGDSVTSFLILPLFIALAYKSGIFKPRGKLKGIALIILILVALGSQCRFGLGFLFKSLISIVKVSCISLLWYLFLLPELQGMIKSGEEELISLPGDQFTHRDVELLNRVLKGEKYESIATEFGIALSTLKNRLHLLFALIGVQDRTSFLSSYARHTLVLEGGAGCNKKNSTTKQVPQELAGHKEHKGKKGGSE; this comes from the coding sequence ATGATACATTCATTTTTAAATATATTAACCCGGGGTTATGTCCGAAAAAGCCTTGCGGGGCTGGGTCTTATTTTCATGCTGGTCGATCTTTTCCAGGGGGACAGCGTCACCAGCTTTTTGATACTACCCCTTTTTATTGCCCTGGCCTATAAAAGCGGTATTTTTAAGCCCCGGGGTAAACTCAAAGGTATAGCCCTCATCATCCTGATCCTGGTCGCCCTGGGCAGCCAGTGCCGATTCGGCTTGGGCTTTCTCTTTAAAAGCCTTATCAGTATCGTCAAGGTTTCATGCATCTCTTTGCTGTGGTACCTGTTCCTCTTGCCGGAGCTGCAAGGGATGATAAAATCCGGGGAAGAAGAGCTGATTAGCCTTCCCGGGGACCAATTTACCCACCGGGATGTGGAGCTGCTCAACCGGGTTCTGAAGGGGGAAAAATACGAGTCCATCGCCACAGAATTCGGCATAGCTCTGAGTACCCTGAAAAACCGCCTGCACCTGCTCTTTGCCCTGATAGGGGTACAGGACCGGACCAGTTTTCTGTCCAGCTATGCCCGGCATACCCTGGTACTTGAGGGGGGCGCCGGCTGCAATAAGAAGAATTCCACCACGAAGCAAGTTCCGCAGGAACTTGCCGGACACAAGGAACACAAAGGTAAAAAAGGAGGAAGTGAGTGA
- the accD gene encoding acetyl-CoA carboxylase, carboxyltransferase subunit beta yields the protein MATNTAETAPGHVTCPHCGTVTDTEAFTKAHRVCGKCNYHTRLNWRERLECTADSGSFKELDSRMGSKNPIGFPDYESKISALQKSCGTNEAVVTGECTILGHPAVLGIMDSYFMMGSMGSVVGEKITRALEYGTAKKLPVIIFTTSGGARMQEGIFSLMQMAKTSGAVARHNEAGQLYISVITDPTTGGVTASFASLGDIIIAEPGALIGFAGKRVIQDTIGQKLPERFQTAEFVQEHGFTDIIIPRNEMREVLARFLKMHKSASSRKEAV from the coding sequence ATGGCTACGAATACGGCGGAAACCGCGCCCGGTCATGTGACCTGTCCCCACTGCGGGACCGTTACGGATACCGAGGCCTTTACCAAGGCCCACAGGGTATGCGGCAAATGTAACTACCATACCCGCTTGAACTGGCGGGAACGGCTTGAGTGTACTGCGGACAGCGGGAGCTTTAAGGAACTTGATTCCCGCATGGGATCCAAAAACCCCATTGGCTTTCCGGATTATGAAAGCAAAATCAGCGCCCTTCAGAAAAGCTGCGGCACCAATGAAGCGGTGGTTACCGGGGAATGTACCATTCTCGGCCACCCTGCGGTGCTGGGCATCATGGACAGCTATTTTATGATGGGCTCCATGGGTTCCGTGGTGGGGGAAAAGATCACCCGGGCCCTGGAATACGGCACAGCGAAAAAACTGCCGGTGATCATCTTTACCACCTCAGGGGGGGCCCGTATGCAGGAGGGAATTTTTTCCCTGATGCAGATGGCCAAAACCTCGGGCGCAGTGGCCCGGCACAACGAAGCGGGGCAGCTCTATATTTCGGTGATCACCGACCCCACTACCGGGGGGGTCACCGCGTCCTTCGCCTCCCTGGGGGACATCATCATCGCTGAGCCCGGGGCCCTCATCGGCTTTGCGGGGAAACGGGTTATCCAGGACACCATAGGACAGAAACTGCCGGAACGGTTCCAGACCGCAGAATTTGTGCAGGAACACGGATTCACGGACATCATCATCCCCCGGAACGAGATGCGGGAAGTACTGGCCCGCTTTCTCAAGATGCATAAAAGTGCATCTTCCCGCAAGGAGGCAGTATAA
- a CDS encoding acetyl-CoA carboxylase carboxyltransferase subunit alpha yields the protein MALTVVKRLELLRGLGRPTVNDYIPLIFEEFTELHGDRYFGDDPAIISGLAYLGGNPVTVIGQVRARDIEEFKRVNFSMPHPEGYRKALRLVKQAEKFRRPVITFIDTPGAFCGIGAEERGQGEAIARNLQEFMGAKTPIIAVVLGEGGSGGALALGVCDDIAMLENALYSVISPRGFASILWKDGEREKEAAELMKITAEELHSFGICDKVIAEPAEGARSNIQLTAKNISDYLLEAVKRYSALDIRELLEKRYQKFRAIGEFSE from the coding sequence ATGGCCCTCACAGTTGTCAAACGGCTTGAACTGCTCCGGGGCCTCGGTCGGCCCACGGTAAACGACTATATACCCCTGATCTTCGAGGAATTCACGGAACTCCACGGGGACCGCTATTTCGGGGACGACCCGGCCATCATCAGCGGCCTGGCCTACCTGGGGGGAAACCCGGTCACCGTGATAGGCCAGGTCCGGGCCCGGGACATCGAGGAATTCAAACGGGTCAACTTTTCCATGCCCCACCCCGAGGGCTACCGCAAAGCCCTGCGCCTGGTAAAGCAGGCGGAAAAATTCCGCCGCCCGGTGATCACCTTTATTGACACACCGGGAGCCTTCTGCGGCATAGGCGCAGAAGAGCGAGGCCAGGGCGAGGCCATAGCCCGGAACCTCCAGGAATTTATGGGCGCTAAAACCCCCATCATCGCTGTAGTCCTGGGGGAAGGCGGTTCCGGCGGCGCCCTGGCCCTGGGGGTTTGCGACGACATTGCCATGCTGGAAAACGCCCTCTACTCGGTCATCTCACCCCGGGGCTTTGCCTCAATACTGTGGAAGGACGGGGAGCGGGAAAAGGAAGCGGCGGAACTGATGAAGATCACCGCTGAAGAGCTCCATTCCTTCGGGATCTGCGACAAGGTTATTGCCGAACCCGCAGAAGGGGCCCGGAGCAACATACAACTCACAGCAAAGAATATTTCCGATTACCTGCTGGAAGCGGTGAAGCGCTATTCGGCGCTGGATATCCGGGAGCTGCTGGAAAAGCGGTATCAGAAGTTCAGGGCGATTGGGGAGTTCAGCGAATAG